Proteins encoded in a region of the Salvelinus fontinalis isolate EN_2023a chromosome 17, ASM2944872v1, whole genome shotgun sequence genome:
- the LOC129813829 gene encoding nectin-4-like, whose protein sequence is MELPVWGQSQWGTAWLVLWAFAVCVRGGFVEPPPSFSLRSLTEDETRLPCQFQVQEEEQVVQVSWFKELPDGTKEQIITAHLTEGHTEFGRYSGRVRFESSSPTVDSALLIMNTEESYEGKYTCHISTFPYGNFERQLSLTVWTLPISSLDPVVLEEGQSFRVAASCRSVARPPPRLTWDTDLPGQNQNRSSEGGAVSTHFSLHPLRSMNGMRLDCLVWHPALEQPRRISNRLVVQFPPDAAVTGYNGNWYMGLKGAELKCETGGNPKPQSFTWTRGGKALPDGLTVDGARLLFGRALRQNDTGVYECVVNNGIGTRKVESNITVTEKIRSVQETTVDTLVMVIIVVAAGVLVIVMIIIIILVNQYHRRKNRKLEMELSERTLKINTLSRQDSSRRLNSVSTDLRGQNEDCTLLRLDSRMKNSLMSLEDRPIYIGSESSLGGRRGTVGEGDVDYLGRPVLYQSSWHEGRESMRGAEMEGEREERRRRVESYLKRSNMSLDSGLPSSLVPIKPQDQDGSVGPTDITPMLSGQREVVTKGEDWGHRQAVLEVDEADCDTSSYQISEALSNHFHYSNGFLRPKPHSNAILLHPRGQII, encoded by the exons ATGGAGTTACCTGTCTGGGGCCAGAGCCAGTGGGGCACAGCGTGGTTGGTGCTATGGGCATTTG cagtgtgtgtgaggggtgggTTTGTGGAGCCTCCTCCATCCTTCTCCCTGCGTTCCTTGACGGAGGATGAGACGCGGCTGCCCTGCCAGTTTCAAGTTcaggaggaggagcaggtagTTCAGGTCAGCTGGTTCAAGGAGCTACCTGATGGCACCAAGGAACAAATCATCACTGCCCACCTCACAGAGGGACACACAG AGTTTGGGCGGTACTCTGGGAGAGTGAGGTTTGAGAGCAGTAGCCCCACAGTGGACTCTGCCCTGCTCATCATGAACACGGAGGAGTCTTATGAGGGGAAATACACCTGTCACATCAGCACATTCCCCTATGGAAACTTTGAGAGGCAGCTGTCACTCACTGTGTGGA CCCTACCAATCTCCTCTCTGGACCCGGTGGTTCTGGAGGAGGGCCAGTCCTTCCGCGTAGCTGCCTCCTGCCGCTCCGTGGCCCGTCCTCCACCTCGACTGACCTGGGATACGGATCTCCCTGGTCAGAACCAGAACCGCAGCTCTGAGGGCGGGGCCGTGTCCACCCACTTCTCCCTGCACCCCCTGAGGAGTATGAATGGCATGCGGCTGGACTGCCTCGTCTGGCACCCTGCTCTGGAGCAACCCCGGAGGATCAGTAACCGCCTGGTGGTGCAAT TTCCCCCAGATGCAGCTGTCACTGGCTATAATGGAAACTGGTACATGGGACTGAAGGGAGCTGAACTCAAGTGTGAGACTGGAGGAAACCCCAAACCACAGAGCTTCACCTGGACCAG GGGTGGTAAGGCCCTGCCAGATGGCCTGACTGTGGATGGAGCAAGGCTTCTGTTTGGCCGAGCCCTGAGACAGAATGACACTGGAGTTTATGAATGTGTGGTGAACAACGGCATTGGGACAAGGAAAGTAGAATCGAACATCACAGTGACAG AGAAAATTCGCAGTGTGCAGGAAACCACTGTTGACACTCTAGTGATGGTAATTATAGTTGTGGCTGCTGGGGTTTTGGTCATCGtcatgatcatcatcatcatcttagTCAACCAATACCACAGGCGCAAAAACAGAAAATTAGAGATGGAGCTTAGCGAAAGAAC GTTAAAAATCAACACACTCTCCAGACAGGACTCCTCCCGGAGACTCAACTCTGTCAGCACAGACCTCAGAGGACAG AATGAAGACTGTACACTACTCAGACTAGACAGTAGAATGAAAAACAGCCTAATGTCCCTTGAG GACCGTCCCATCTACATAGGCAGTGAATCATCCCTGGGTGGGAGGCGGGGGACTGTTGGAGAGGGGGATGTGGACTACCTAGGCCGCCCTGTCCTGTACCAGTCTAGCTGGCATGAAGGCAGAGAGAGTATGAGGGGcgctgagatggagggagagagggaagagcgcAGACGAAGAGTGGAGTCGTACCTGAAGAGAAGCAATATGTCCCTG GACTCTGGCCTTCCTTCCTCCCTTGTCCCCATCAAGCCCCAGGACCAGGATGGCAGTGTGGGGCCCACAGACATCACCCCAATGCTCAGTGGCCAGAGGGAGGTGGTGACCAAAGGGGAAGACTGGGGCCATAGACAGGCTGTGCTGGAGGTTGATGAGGCAGACTGTGATACCAGTTCTTACCAGATCTCAGAGGCGCTCTCCAACCACTTCCACTACAGCAACGGGTTCCTGCGGCCCAAACCACACTCCAACGCCATCCTCCTACACCCCAGAGGACAGATCATCTAG
- the LOC129813830 gene encoding zinc finger protein 16-like yields the protein MLFQENMTNCVTFQAKLTSVVDVLAKTAVAEISKLFDDGFAVLRLEMCRRENEIEALKIKLLFMENERQTTSKAREAGCSSTCSSSSSRTEQGSKGCDEDAGERTSFEQNASKKDDQLDQNRPQPPAEEVEGLEQNRSGHREKDSGLELVKTEQEEYDVISLHSSGSEHGTERSDHEETEFAVDERASQLWASLTERNCDSEGPEQYPLDQDTDIQLIQSAVEDPNSGPSEMGDISRVMKEMRAQSVWNDRRTSTDLAPAQPGQHRETMHLERRQDGTTIRVPSDKQTLANEGAGYSNVWLNNVFSLAPNCSNGFNSAKVSQRTTPAREKWFVCSFCGKSFDRVGHLEMHQRIHTGEKPYSCVMCGRCFAQQSNLRRHQRVHRGLTKQTVY from the exons ATGTTATTCCAGGAAAATATGACAAATTGTGTTACTTTTCAGGCCAAATTAACCTCCGTTGTGGATGTGTTAGCCAAAACTGCGGTGGCAGAAATAAGTAAATTATTCGATGATGGGTTTGCTGTTTTACGCTTGGAAATGTGCAGAAGAGAAAATGAAATAGAAGCCTTAAAAATCAAATTATTGTTTATGGAGAACGAACGGCAAACGACGTCCAAAGCGCGAGAAGCAGGCTGTTCTTCCACATGCTCTTCGTCTtccagcaggacagagcagg GGTCCAAAGGGTGTGATGAGGATGCTGGTGAAAGGACTTCATTTGAGCAGAACGCCAGCAAGAAAGACGACCAACTGGATCAAAATAGACCACAGCCACCTGCAGAAGAAGTAGAGGGACTTGAACAGAACAGGTCAGGCCACAGAGAGAAGGATAGTGGACTAGAGTTAGTGAAGACTGAGCAGGAAGAGTATGATGTTATTTCACTACATTCATCAGGAAGTGAACATGGCACAGAGAGATCAGATCATGAGGAAACTGAGTTTGCTGTGGATGAGAGAGCCAGCCAGCTCTGGGCGTCTTTAACAGAGCGCAACTGTGACTCAGAGGGTCCAGAACAATATCCACTGGATCAAGATACAGACATACAGCTCATTCAAAGTGCAGTGGAGGATCCCAATAGCGGTCCATCAGAGATGGGTGACATTAGCAGAGTTATGAAAGAGATGCGAGCACAGTCTGTTTGGAATGACAGAAGGACCTCTACAGATTTGGCTCCGGCACAGCCAGGACAGCACAGAGAAACCATGCACCTAGAGAGAAGGCAGGATGGGACAACTATCAGAGTGCCGTCAGACAAACAAACACTAGCCAATGAGGGTGCAGGATATTCCAATGTTTGGCTAAACAACGTATTCTCACTTGCCCCAAATTGTTCAAATGGTTTCAACTCAGCAAAAGTATCCCAAAGGACAACCCCAGCAAGAGAGAAGTGGTTTGTTTGCTCCTTCTGTGGAAAGAGCTTTGACCGGGTCGGTCACCTGGAGATGCATCAGCGgattcatacaggagagaaaccgtacaGCTGTGTGATGTGCGGGAGGTGTTTCGCTCAGCAGAGTAATCTCCGCAGACACCAGCGAGTACACAGGGGCCTCACAAAGCAAACTGTCTACTGA